A region from the Prevotella melaninogenica genome encodes:
- the yidD gene encoding membrane protein insertion efficiency factor YidD, translated as MDEKERNEKAANEQQSQNIFAKLWRLFTRGLSWLLILPILFYRQFISPFTPPSCRFTPTCSEYGRQAILKHGPFKGLALTIWRILRCNPWGGSGYDPVP; from the coding sequence ATGGATGAGAAGGAGAGAAACGAGAAGGCAGCAAATGAGCAGCAATCTCAAAATATTTTTGCTAAATTGTGGCGTCTTTTTACACGTGGTCTATCGTGGTTGTTGATACTCCCTATACTCTTTTATCGCCAGTTCATCTCTCCTTTTACGCCACCTTCTTGTCGCTTCACTCCTACTTGTTCGGAGTATGGTAGACAAGCTATCCTAAAGCATGGACCTTTTAAGGGTTTGGCACTTACAATTTGGCGTATATTAAGATGTAATCCATGGGGTGGAAGTGGCTATGACCCAGTACCCTAA
- a CDS encoding ribonuclease P protein component gives MEKHEERLRKGERLCSKKLIDTLFGTGGSHAMTAFPLKAVYRLIDCKSETSAPEETVIESNVQVLISVPKKHFKRAVKRNRVKRQVREAYRKHKSFVTPRVNELTDKQLLIAFIWLSDELIDSVTIEQRVSNLLQRIGERI, from the coding sequence ATGGAAAAGCATGAAGAAAGACTAAGAAAAGGAGAACGTCTATGCAGCAAGAAGCTCATAGATACGCTCTTTGGAACTGGTGGAAGTCATGCGATGACAGCATTCCCTTTGAAGGCTGTTTACAGACTAATTGACTGTAAGTCGGAGACTTCAGCACCAGAAGAAACGGTCATAGAGTCGAATGTACAGGTGTTAATCAGTGTACCAAAGAAGCATTTCAAACGTGCCGTAAAGCGCAATAGGGTGAAACGGCAGGTACGTGAGGCTTATCGAAAGCATAAAAGTTTTGTGACTCCTCGTGTGAACGAGCTAACAGATAAGCAGTTACTGATAGCTTTTATATGGCTTTCAGACGAATTGATAGACTCTGTTACAATTGAACAGCGGGTTTCTAACCTGCTTCAAAGAATAGGAGAACGGATATAA
- a CDS encoding uroporphyrinogen-III synthase, producing MIKKILVSQPKPSSDKSPYYDIAEDLGVELVFRPFFKVEGLSAKEFRQQKINLLDYTAVVFTSRHAVDNYFNLAKEMRVTIPEDMKYFCVIETIALYIQKYVQYRKRKVFFGNTGKIDSLIPTMTKHKTEKYLVPQSSVHTDALTELLDANKLKHKECVMYRTVSNGLTEEEVKNFDYDMLVFFSPTGVKALKENIPNFEQGDIKIAAFGPATAKEVEAQGLRLDLQAPSQEYPSMTGALRAFLEKEKKNK from the coding sequence ATGATAAAAAAGATCTTAGTTTCACAGCCAAAGCCGTCAAGCGATAAGTCGCCTTATTACGACATAGCAGAAGACTTAGGAGTGGAACTGGTTTTCAGACCTTTCTTTAAGGTAGAAGGACTCTCAGCGAAAGAGTTCCGTCAGCAGAAGATAAACCTGTTGGATTATACCGCAGTGGTATTTACCTCTCGTCATGCTGTAGACAATTACTTCAATCTTGCTAAAGAAATGCGCGTTACTATCCCAGAAGATATGAAGTATTTCTGTGTGATTGAAACGATTGCTCTCTATATCCAGAAGTATGTGCAGTATCGTAAGCGTAAGGTGTTCTTTGGTAATACGGGAAAGATTGATAGTCTTATCCCTACAATGACAAAACATAAGACTGAGAAGTACCTCGTTCCACAGAGTTCTGTACATACGGATGCTTTAACCGAGTTGTTGGATGCAAATAAGCTCAAGCACAAGGAATGTGTGATGTATCGCACAGTGAGCAATGGCTTGACAGAGGAAGAGGTGAAGAACTTTGATTATGATATGCTTGTATTCTTTAGCCCAACAGGAGTTAAGGCTTTGAAGGAGAATATTCCTAACTTCGAGCAAGGGGATATCAAGATAGCAGCCTTTGGTCCTGCTACAGCAAAGGAAGTTGAGGCACAAGGATTAAGACTTGACCTTCAGGCTCCATCTCAGGAGTATCCTTCTATGACAGGTGCATTGCGTGCTTTCTTGGAGAAAGAGAAGAAGAATAAATAG
- a CDS encoding DUF4271 domain-containing protein, which produces MPTTDSIVRPSLLLKSTLAAGHKANVDSVGKAGQKTDSSILLRSKKQKTFQLTDFKFAEEGYFKGNKYFKLGRGNGHSDGVSGVPAPYAVSNDNVIAAILLGCFVMSMVAFSLSRNFIERQIKSFFRVSRSKESVVEANEEVSYQTILIAQTSLLGSILYYFFMRDLGGGRLSNGSQLGAIGCFFGILIAYFLFKYLVYGFVNWVFFDRKNNGQWRRTQVFLSSLEGVLLFPIVLLQVYFSLSLHAALIYILFVILFIKMLAFYKSYTIFFKRMGGSLQIILYFCALELMPLMVLWGVLFITDNYLIIKNF; this is translated from the coding sequence ATGCCGACAACTGATTCCATTGTTCGCCCTTCTCTGCTGTTGAAGTCAACATTGGCAGCAGGGCATAAGGCGAATGTCGATTCTGTGGGTAAGGCGGGTCAGAAAACTGACTCGTCCATCTTATTGCGCTCAAAAAAACAGAAGACGTTTCAGCTGACGGACTTTAAATTTGCAGAAGAAGGATACTTCAAAGGGAATAAGTATTTCAAGTTGGGGCGTGGTAACGGCCATTCTGATGGTGTGTCGGGTGTTCCTGCTCCTTATGCAGTAAGTAATGATAATGTTATTGCTGCAATACTCTTGGGGTGTTTTGTGATGTCAATGGTGGCGTTTTCCCTTTCAAGGAACTTCATAGAACGACAGATAAAGAGTTTCTTTCGCGTTAGCCGTAGTAAGGAGTCGGTAGTTGAAGCAAATGAGGAAGTGAGCTATCAAACAATCCTGATAGCACAAACTTCCTTGTTAGGAAGTATTCTCTATTATTTCTTTATGCGTGACTTGGGGGGCGGAAGACTCTCAAATGGCTCACAACTTGGTGCGATAGGATGCTTTTTTGGCATTCTTATCGCTTATTTCCTATTTAAGTATCTGGTCTATGGATTCGTAAACTGGGTGTTCTTTGATAGGAAAAATAATGGACAATGGAGGCGAACACAGGTGTTTCTTTCCTCTTTGGAAGGAGTCTTATTATTCCCGATAGTACTCTTGCAGGTTTACTTCTCTTTGTCACTCCATGCAGCATTGATTTATATACTATTTGTTATATTATTTATCAAAATGCTTGCTTTTTATAAGAGTTATACCATCTTTTTTAAGAGAATGGGGGGCAGTCTGCAAATAATTTTGTACTTTTGTGCGCTCGAATTGATGCCGCTGATGGTATTGTGGGGCGTTTTGTTCATTACAGATAACTATTTGATTATAAAAAACTTTTAG
- the metK gene encoding methionine adenosyltransferase — MAYLFSSESVSEGHPDKVADQISDALLDQFLAYDEDARCAIETFNTTGQVVIMGEVKSKEYVDLQTIARKTINKIGYTKAEYQFDGNSCGVLSAIHEQSDDINRGVDNGDAENQGAGDQGMMFGYACNETDNYMPVTLDLAHLLMTTLADIRKEGKQMTYLRPDSKSQVTVEYSDDNIPQRIDTIVVSTQHDDFIKPADDSREAQLKADKEMVEQIRKDVLEILMPRVKAQITSEKVLALFNDNIKYLVNPTGKFVIGGPHGDTGLTGRKIIVDTYGGKGGHGGGAFSGKDSSKVDRSAAYAARYIAKNMVAAGVSDEILVQLAYAIGVAEPVSVYVNTYGRSHVKATDGEIAEMVKKLFDLRPKAIEKILKLRQPMYLETAAYGHMGRQNEVVKKTFESRYHEKKTVDVELFTWEKLDRVEDIKKTFGL; from the coding sequence ATGGCATATTTGTTTTCATCGGAATCAGTATCTGAGGGACACCCAGATAAGGTTGCCGACCAGATAAGCGACGCATTGCTCGACCAGTTCTTGGCATACGACGAGGATGCACGTTGCGCTATAGAAACCTTTAATACTACAGGTCAGGTAGTGATTATGGGTGAGGTAAAGTCAAAGGAATACGTTGATCTCCAGACAATTGCTCGTAAAACAATTAACAAAATCGGTTATACAAAGGCCGAATATCAGTTTGATGGCAATAGCTGCGGTGTTCTTTCTGCTATTCATGAGCAGAGTGATGATATCAATCGTGGCGTTGACAATGGTGATGCCGAGAACCAGGGAGCTGGTGATCAGGGTATGATGTTTGGTTATGCTTGTAACGAGACAGATAATTATATGCCTGTGACACTCGATTTGGCACACCTCCTTATGACCACATTGGCTGACATCCGCAAGGAAGGTAAGCAGATGACTTATCTCCGTCCAGACTCTAAGAGTCAGGTGACAGTGGAGTATAGCGATGACAATATCCCACAGCGAATTGACACTATCGTCGTTTCAACACAGCACGACGACTTTATCAAGCCTGCTGACGACTCACGTGAGGCACAGTTGAAGGCTGATAAAGAGATGGTAGAGCAGATTCGTAAGGATGTACTTGAGATTCTTATGCCACGTGTAAAGGCACAGATAACATCGGAGAAAGTACTTGCCTTGTTCAACGACAATATCAAGTATCTTGTCAATCCAACGGGTAAGTTCGTGATTGGTGGTCCTCATGGTGATACTGGTTTGACTGGTCGTAAGATTATCGTTGATACTTACGGCGGTAAGGGTGGTCACGGTGGTGGTGCCTTCTCTGGTAAGGATTCAAGTAAGGTAGACCGTTCTGCAGCCTATGCAGCACGCTATATTGCTAAGAATATGGTGGCAGCTGGTGTGAGTGATGAGATTCTCGTACAGTTGGCTTATGCTATTGGTGTTGCCGAGCCTGTTAGCGTTTATGTGAATACCTATGGTCGTTCACATGTGAAGGCTACTGATGGTGAGATAGCTGAGATGGTAAAGAAACTGTTTGATCTTCGTCCAAAGGCTATTGAGAAGATACTGAAACTTCGTCAGCCAATGTATTTAGAGACAGCTGCTTATGGTCATATGGGGCGTCAGAATGAGGTTGTTAAGAAGACCTTCGAAAGCCGTTATCATGAGAAAAAGACAGTTGATGTTGAACTTTTCACTTGGGAAAAGCTCGATCGAGTAGAGGATATTAAAAAGACATTCGGACTCTAA
- a CDS encoding AAA family ATPase, giving the protein MFEEISIKHFRGIRNAEIKGINQVNLLFGKNNCGKSSVLEAVFLISGFSNPLLPVSINMLRNYNKHAFGDLLLDFYNLDTNNLIELFAKGSYNRSLVISPIQSVSNNISLESLASGNSDNVQKYYGLKLAYKYGEEKTTYHSEFIIEGDDTENNRIRRDKRYEEELKAMYIPASYMSVPVNERFAQIVKEKKENEIVAILKVLDPRIIDMQLVDTELLVDIGLSHRLPVNVMGDGMRKLISIILSVYSCKDGVLMIDEIDNGFHYTTMPLLWKALLTAAKANNTQVFVTSHNIDSLRGLSKVLEEDENALFRNLVAAHKLVNNTDGNLQSFRYDYEAFDYSIKQELEIR; this is encoded by the coding sequence ATGTTTGAAGAAATATCCATTAAGCATTTTAGGGGAATCAGGAATGCCGAGATAAAGGGAATCAATCAAGTGAATCTCTTGTTTGGTAAGAATAATTGTGGCAAGTCTTCTGTTCTTGAGGCTGTTTTCCTGATTTCAGGGTTTTCAAATCCGCTCCTGCCCGTATCAATTAATATGCTTAGGAATTATAACAAGCATGCGTTTGGCGACCTGTTGTTGGACTTTTATAATCTTGATACCAATAATCTGATAGAGCTTTTTGCAAAAGGTTCATATAACCGTTCACTGGTTATATCTCCCATTCAGTCTGTAAGCAATAATATCTCGCTTGAGTCTTTAGCATCGGGTAACTCTGATAACGTACAGAAGTATTATGGATTGAAGTTGGCGTATAAGTATGGAGAAGAGAAGACTACATATCATTCTGAGTTTATAATAGAGGGGGATGATACAGAAAACAACCGTATTAGGCGGGATAAGCGTTACGAGGAAGAGCTGAAAGCAATGTATATCCCTGCCTCCTATATGAGCGTGCCTGTAAATGAAAGATTTGCACAGATTGTAAAGGAAAAGAAGGAAAATGAGATAGTAGCCATACTGAAGGTTCTTGACCCACGTATTATTGATATGCAGCTGGTAGACACGGAACTCCTTGTTGATATTGGCTTATCACATCGGCTGCCCGTAAATGTTATGGGTGATGGTATGCGAAAACTTATCTCAATCATCTTATCTGTCTATAGTTGTAAGGATGGTGTTTTGATGATTGACGAGATTGATAATGGCTTTCATTATACAACAATGCCTCTGCTGTGGAAGGCTTTGCTTACAGCTGCGAAGGCTAATAATACGCAGGTTTTTGTCACCAGTCATAACATTGATTCTCTGAGAGGATTGTCAAAGGTACTTGAAGAAGATGAAAATGCTCTGTTCAGAAACCTCGTTGCAGCTCACAAACTGGTGAATAACACTGATGGTAACCTGCAGAGTTTCAGATACGATTATGAGGCTTTTGACTATTCTATCAAACAAGAACTTGAGATACGATGA
- a CDS encoding DUF3226 domain-containing protein: MTYIFLETGKPATSEAVFIKTLIENLGYNMSSNKVEFVNGYKNLINVIPTIKARCAEDGKVIIIFDADSPGNNGGYYTRREEIEKILDENNTQAELFLFPNNDEDGDFETLLEHLMQKTKHAKMLDCYTDYENCLGNDYVHPNLKGKIFTYISAMKMTNSKRRKLGNGEWMFDNAEYWNLESDYLKPLKEFLQQHCSK; this comes from the coding sequence ATGACATATATTTTTCTTGAAACAGGAAAGCCTGCTACATCTGAAGCTGTCTTTATCAAGACACTCATAGAGAATTTAGGCTATAACATGTCTTCTAATAAAGTTGAATTTGTAAATGGCTATAAGAATCTGATAAATGTGATTCCTACGATAAAGGCAAGGTGTGCAGAAGATGGAAAGGTCATTATCATATTTGATGCTGACTCTCCTGGCAACAATGGAGGATACTATACAAGGCGGGAGGAAATAGAGAAGATATTAGATGAAAATAATACTCAGGCAGAGCTATTCTTGTTTCCCAATAATGATGAGGATGGTGATTTTGAGACTTTGTTAGAACATCTAATGCAGAAGACAAAGCATGCGAAGATGCTTGATTGTTATACTGATTATGAGAATTGTCTGGGAAACGATTATGTTCATCCTAATTTGAAAGGGAAGATTTTTACCTACATTAGTGCGATGAAAATGACAAACTCAAAGCGCAGGAAATTAGGTAATGGTGAATGGATGTTTGATAATGCAGAGTATTGGAACCTTGAATCGGATTATTTGAAGCCCTTGAAAGAGTTTCTTCAGCAACACTGTTCAAAGTAA
- a CDS encoding M16 family metallopeptidase: MKIKHLFLIVLLFVTGMASAQQMGPIPVNKNVRQGKLSNGLTYYILHNEWPERVVNFYIAQRVGSIQENDNQRGLAHFLEHMAFNGSEHFPDSTLLEFTRSLGVEFGSNLNAYTSIDQTVYRICDVPTTRQTALDSCLLILKDWSNGLVLADKEIDKERGVIHQEWQLRRTPVMRIYDDVLPKFYPNSKYGHRMPIGLMSIVDKFPYQDLRDYYKKWYRPDNQCIIVVGDIDVDHTENEIKKLWANATVPANAAQVVEEAVPDTKDAIYVFGKDKEMPYSQVGFSMKHDAFPDAQKGDMYYYVDSYAKNIITMMLNQRLSELAQKADCPFTGAYSYDGDYMLSKPKAAFNMAADAKEGKDLEALAAIYREAQRVRQYGFTAGEYDRMKAEYLSQIESAYVNRNKVKNAQYGDELRDHYLANEPIPSKEDDYQIMKQLIEMPALNVDVINKYAQELITDKDSNFVAYVFAQEKAGATYPTEAQMAQTINAVRAEKIEPYVDNVKQEPLLDEKKLPKAGKIVGEKENKVLGYKELTLSNGARVILKKTDFKDNEIQFQASAKGGKGLYGKADFSNLQLFDAVLGYSGLGNFSRQELQKAISGKQASMGCSMSNYYQTVAGSCVPKDIETMMQLLYLNFTNIAKDEDSYKALMAQMELALKNKDLSPESVFGDSLSLTIYGHEARFAPMTLNTLKNVNYDRILQIWKERFANPGQFVYYFVGNFDEATIRPLIEKYIASLPQGKAENWKDVPSYVNGKVVSKFTNKSETPKAIAFEMWHAPMTYTLENDVLTDAAAQVLSMVYLKSIREDASAAYSVSASGRLRRFGNKAVAIVQSYCPMDPEKAELAVKLLAEGMNDNTVKMDADKVQKVKDLMLKNADLAAKNNGAWMSVLYTYIMTGVDFHTNYKKTIEAITPAKLAAHLKQILAAGNHAEVIMTPAK; the protein is encoded by the coding sequence ATGAAAATCAAACATTTATTCTTAATCGTCTTACTCTTTGTCACTGGTATGGCCTCTGCACAGCAGATGGGACCTATCCCTGTGAATAAGAACGTAAGACAAGGTAAGCTCAGCAATGGCTTAACTTACTACATCCTTCACAATGAATGGCCAGAGCGCGTAGTCAATTTTTACATTGCGCAGCGTGTTGGTTCTATTCAAGAGAATGATAACCAGCGTGGTTTGGCTCATTTCCTTGAGCACATGGCATTCAATGGTTCAGAGCATTTCCCTGACTCAACGCTCCTCGAATTCACCCGTTCACTCGGTGTGGAGTTCGGTAGCAACTTGAATGCTTACACCAGTATCGACCAGACTGTCTATCGTATCTGTGACGTTCCAACAACTCGTCAGACAGCACTCGACTCTTGTCTGTTGATTCTCAAGGACTGGTCAAACGGTCTTGTACTTGCTGACAAGGAGATTGACAAGGAACGTGGCGTTATTCATCAGGAGTGGCAGTTGCGCCGTACACCAGTGATGCGAATCTATGATGACGTTTTGCCTAAGTTCTATCCTAACTCAAAGTATGGTCATCGTATGCCAATCGGTTTGATGAGCATTGTTGACAAGTTTCCTTATCAGGACCTCCGCGACTACTATAAGAAGTGGTATCGTCCAGACAATCAGTGTATCATCGTTGTTGGTGATATTGATGTAGACCACACAGAGAATGAGATTAAGAAGCTTTGGGCTAACGCTACTGTTCCAGCAAATGCTGCACAAGTAGTTGAAGAGGCTGTGCCAGACACTAAGGACGCTATCTACGTGTTTGGTAAGGATAAGGAGATGCCTTACAGTCAGGTTGGTTTCAGTATGAAGCATGACGCCTTCCCTGACGCACAGAAGGGCGATATGTACTACTATGTAGACTCTTATGCAAAGAACATCATCACTATGATGCTCAATCAGCGTCTCTCTGAGTTGGCTCAGAAGGCTGACTGTCCTTTCACTGGTGCTTATTCTTACGATGGTGATTACATGCTTTCAAAGCCAAAGGCAGCCTTCAATATGGCAGCAGATGCTAAGGAAGGCAAGGACCTCGAAGCGCTTGCAGCTATCTATCGTGAGGCACAGCGTGTTCGTCAGTATGGCTTTACAGCAGGCGAATACGACCGTATGAAGGCTGAATACCTCTCTCAAATTGAGTCAGCTTACGTCAACCGCAACAAGGTGAAGAACGCACAGTATGGCGATGAGCTTCGTGATCACTATCTTGCTAATGAGCCAATCCCAAGCAAGGAGGATGATTATCAGATTATGAAGCAGCTGATTGAGATGCCAGCATTGAACGTTGATGTTATCAATAAGTATGCACAGGAACTCATCACTGATAAAGACAGCAACTTTGTGGCTTACGTATTCGCACAGGAGAAGGCTGGTGCTACCTACCCAACAGAGGCTCAGATGGCACAGACAATCAACGCTGTACGTGCTGAAAAGATTGAACCATATGTTGACAACGTAAAGCAGGAGCCACTGCTCGATGAGAAGAAACTCCCTAAGGCTGGTAAGATTGTAGGCGAGAAGGAAAACAAGGTGCTTGGTTATAAGGAGTTGACACTCAGCAATGGTGCACGTGTCATTCTGAAGAAGACCGACTTCAAGGATAATGAAATTCAGTTCCAAGCTTCAGCTAAGGGCGGTAAGGGACTCTATGGTAAGGCTGATTTCAGCAACTTACAGCTCTTTGATGCTGTCCTCGGTTACAGTGGTTTGGGTAATTTCTCACGTCAGGAATTGCAGAAGGCAATCTCTGGTAAGCAGGCTTCAATGGGCTGCAGCATGTCAAACTACTATCAGACAGTAGCTGGTTCATGTGTTCCAAAGGACATTGAGACGATGATGCAGTTGCTTTACCTCAACTTTACCAATATTGCTAAGGACGAAGATTCTTACAAGGCATTGATGGCACAAATGGAGTTGGCACTGAAGAACAAGGACCTCTCACCTGAGAGCGTATTCGGTGATTCGCTCAGTTTGACTATTTATGGTCACGAAGCACGTTTCGCTCCAATGACATTGAACACATTGAAGAACGTTAATTATGACCGTATCTTACAGATTTGGAAGGAGCGTTTTGCTAATCCTGGTCAGTTTGTTTACTACTTCGTAGGTAACTTTGATGAGGCTACAATCCGCCCATTGATTGAGAAGTACATTGCATCTCTGCCACAGGGCAAGGCTGAGAACTGGAAGGATGTTCCAAGCTATGTGAATGGTAAGGTCGTTAGTAAGTTCACAAATAAATCTGAAACACCAAAGGCGATTGCCTTCGAGATGTGGCATGCGCCAATGACTTACACGCTTGAGAACGACGTTCTTACTGATGCTGCAGCTCAGGTGCTCTCAATGGTTTACTTGAAGAGCATTCGTGAAGATGCCAGCGCAGCTTATTCTGTAAGCGCAAGCGGCAGGTTACGCCGTTTTGGTAACAAGGCTGTCGCTATTGTTCAGAGCTACTGTCCGATGGATCCAGAGAAGGCTGAGCTTGCTGTTAAGCTCCTTGCTGAGGGTATGAATGACAACACTGTCAAGATGGATGCCGACAAGGTTCAGAAAGTTAAGGACTTGATGCTGAAGAATGCAGACCTTGCTGCTAAGAATAATGGCGCATGGATGAGTGTTCTCTATACTTATATTATGACAGGTGTAGACTTCCATACTAACTACAAAAAGACCATTGAGGCTATCACTCCAGCTAAGCTTGCTGCTCACTTGAAGCAAATCTTGGCAGCTGGTAACCATGCCGAGGTGATTATGACACCAGCAAAATAG
- the xerA gene encoding site-specific tyrosine recombinase/integron integrase: METDKNSKDIVSRYRRYLKLEKGYSANTLDAYMRDVDKLYRYLAVEQVNVLDVKLEDLEHFAAFISDLGIGPRSLARILSGVRQFYRFLVIDGYLEVDPTELLESPKQPDHLPEVLSTAEVDLLEQAIDLSKWEGHRNRAIIEVLFSCGLRVSELTNLKLSNLYVEEQYIRVMGKGSKERLVPISPRALDELNYWFADRNVMKIKPGEEDYVFLNRRGHHLTRTMILIMIKRYALDAGIKKTISPHTLRHSFATSLLEGGADLRAIQAMLGHESIGTTEIYTHIDTSTLRQEILEHHPRNIQYNERQQMDLLTE; this comes from the coding sequence ATGGAAACAGACAAGAATTCAAAGGATATTGTCAGCCGTTACCGCCGTTATCTGAAGTTAGAGAAAGGCTATTCGGCTAATACGCTCGATGCTTATATGCGTGATGTGGATAAGCTCTATCGCTATCTTGCTGTGGAACAGGTTAATGTCTTGGATGTGAAGTTAGAAGACTTGGAACACTTTGCAGCCTTTATCTCTGATCTTGGCATTGGTCCTCGCTCGTTGGCTCGTATTCTTAGTGGCGTGCGACAGTTCTATCGTTTCCTCGTTATTGATGGTTATTTGGAAGTAGACCCGACTGAGTTGTTAGAGTCACCAAAGCAACCTGACCACTTACCAGAGGTTCTTTCCACTGCAGAAGTTGACCTTTTAGAGCAAGCGATAGACCTATCAAAATGGGAAGGACACCGCAACCGTGCCATTATTGAGGTCTTGTTCTCTTGTGGGCTGCGTGTATCAGAACTCACAAACCTAAAACTTTCTAACCTATATGTTGAAGAACAGTATATCCGAGTGATGGGTAAAGGTTCGAAGGAACGCTTGGTTCCTATCTCACCGCGTGCCTTAGACGAGCTAAACTATTGGTTTGCCGATCGTAATGTGATGAAAATAAAGCCCGGAGAGGAGGACTATGTCTTCCTAAATCGCCGTGGGCACCATCTTACTCGTACGATGATTCTTATTATGATAAAGCGTTATGCGCTTGATGCTGGCATCAAGAAAACCATCTCTCCGCATACTCTTCGTCACTCTTTTGCCACTTCCTTACTTGAAGGAGGTGCCGATTTGCGTGCTATTCAGGCAATGTTGGGACACGAAAGTATTGGAACAACAGAGATTTATACGCATATTGACACTTCCACACTACGACAGGAAATTCTTGAACATCACCCCCGTAATATCCAGTATAACGAACGCCAGCAAATGGATTTGTTGACAGAATAA
- the aroQ gene encoding type II 3-dehydroquinate dehydratase: MKVIIINGPNLNLLGVREPEIYGSLSMDTFLSQLRESYPNSTIDYYQSNVEGELINKLQETGFSYDGIILNAGAYTHTSIALLDCIRSLQTPVIEVHISNIKDREDFRRHSMIAPACKGTIQGFGLNSYRLAIEALSLL, translated from the coding sequence ATGAAAGTAATCATTATTAATGGTCCCAACTTGAACCTCTTAGGGGTGCGTGAACCTGAAATATACGGTAGTCTGTCTATGGACACCTTCCTTTCACAGCTGCGAGAGAGCTATCCTAACAGCACCATCGACTATTACCAAAGTAATGTTGAGGGCGAACTCATCAACAAACTACAGGAGACTGGATTCTCGTATGATGGTATTATCCTCAATGCGGGGGCTTATACGCATACAAGTATTGCGCTTTTGGATTGTATCCGTTCCCTGCAAACGCCAGTGATTGAAGTACATATCAGCAATATTAAAGACCGCGAGGACTTCCGTCGCCACTCTATGATTGCCCCAGCCTGCAAGGGAACTATTCAGGGCTTTGGTCTTAACAGCTACAGATTGGCTATAGAGGCTTTGTCGCTCCTATAA
- a CDS encoding O-methyltransferase gives MPTTNTYTSLTDEAGCDAYLASHIDPEGDYLYRLYRATNIHTIHGRMASGHLQGRLLKMLVQMIRPKNILEVGTFSGYSAICMAEGLEEDGKLYTFEINDEMEDFTRPWIEGSPVADKIDFRIGDAAEEAPKLGIMFDMAFVDGDKRYYTEVYEKLLPIIRSGGYILADNTLWDWHVIDPAYDHDQQTIGIRHFNDFIAKDDRIEKVILPLRDGLTLIRKK, from the coding sequence ATGCCAACAACCAACACCTATACTTCTCTCACCGACGAGGCGGGCTGCGACGCCTATCTTGCATCTCATATTGATCCAGAAGGCGATTATCTTTATCGTCTTTATCGTGCGACAAATATTCATACTATTCACGGACGTATGGCAAGCGGACACCTACAAGGTCGTCTCTTGAAGATGCTTGTACAGATGATACGCCCTAAGAATATCCTCGAGGTGGGTACTTTCAGTGGCTATTCGGCTATCTGTATGGCAGAGGGATTGGAGGAAGATGGTAAACTCTATACCTTTGAAATCAATGACGAGATGGAAGATTTCACCCGTCCATGGATTGAAGGATCACCAGTTGCCGACAAGATTGACTTCCGTATCGGTGATGCTGCAGAAGAGGCTCCAAAGTTGGGGATTATGTTTGACATGGCTTTCGTTGATGGTGACAAACGATACTATACAGAGGTATATGAGAAGTTGCTGCCCATCATCCGTTCTGGTGGCTATATCCTCGCTGACAACACGCTGTGGGATTGGCACGTCATTGATCCTGCCTACGACCACGACCAACAAACAATTGGCATCCGACATTTCAATGATTTCATTGCCAAAGACGACAGAATCGAGAAGGTTATCCTCCCACTACGCGATGGACTGACGCTGATTAGGAAGAAATAA
- the rbfA gene encoding 30S ribosome-binding factor RbfA: MQETRQNRISRLLQKELASIFQTQTRMMHGVLVSVTRVKVSPDLSICTAYLSIFPSEKGDEILKNINANEKTIRYDLGQRVHNQLRIIPELRFFIDDSLDYLERIDELLKK; this comes from the coding sequence ATGCAAGAGACAAGACAAAACCGCATATCACGCCTACTTCAGAAGGAGTTAGCAAGTATTTTCCAGACACAGACACGTATGATGCATGGTGTTTTGGTTAGTGTAACGCGTGTAAAGGTGAGCCCAGATCTCAGTATCTGTACCGCCTACCTCAGTATCTTCCCATCTGAAAAGGGAGACGAAATACTGAAAAACATCAATGCCAATGAGAAGACTATCCGCTACGACTTAGGTCAGCGTGTGCATAACCAGCTGCGCATCATCCCTGAGCTTCGCTTCTTCATTGACGACTCCCTCGACTACTTGGAGCGCATTGATGAGTTACTAAAGAAGTAG